Genomic DNA from Comamonas resistens:
CCTGACCAGCCATGGCTTTGATTTTTCGTTGCCGTTGATTGGCCATGTGCACTTTGCCAGCGCCACTTTCTTTGATATTGGCGTGTTCGCCCTGGTGGTGGGATCGGTGATGCTGATCCTGACAGCGATTGCTCACCAATCGGTTCGCGGTCACAGATTCCACGCGCGCATGCTGGAAGAACAGGAACAAGAGGCCAAGAAGGCCGAGGCCGCAGTGCAGGCCGCTACCGCCGATGCGCTGGCCCGAGGAGGTATGTGATGGAAATCGTTCTGGCTGTTGCCATTGGAGTGCTGACCGGCTCCGGCGTCTGGCTGCTGCTGCGGCCCCGTACCTTCCAGGTCATCATGGGTCTGTCGCTGTTGTCCTATGCAGTCAATCTTTTCATCTTCAGCATGGGCCGTCAGGGCCTGGCCATCAACAAGGCCCCGGTGCTGCAAAACGGCGTACCCACCGATCTGTCGCATTACGCCGATCCCATGCCCCAGGCACTGGTGCTGACGGCCATCGTGATCGGCTTTGCCATGACGGCACTGTTCCTCGTGGTGCTGCTGGCATCGCGTGGCAGCTCGGGCACCGACCATGTGGATGGTGTCCATTCGCGGACTGAGCAGGAAATGCTATGACCGGATGGACCGAGTTCTTGATGCCGCATCTGATGCTGGCACCCATCATGCTGCCCATGTTCACGGCAGCGCTGATGCTGTTCATGGGCGAGGAGCGCCAGCGCCTGAAGCTGGGCATGAACATTTTGTCCACTACGGTGGGCCTGCTGCTCGTCATCATGCTGCTGGGCTGGACCAACCAGTCGGGCGCGACGGCCACCATGGCTGTCTACCTGCCAGGCAACTGGCAGGCGCCTTTTGGCATTGCGCTGGCACTGGACAGACTCAGCGCGCTGATGCTGCTGGTGATCTATGTCGTGGCGCTGGCGGCCCTGGTGTTTTCGGCGGCGCGGGGGCACAAGGCTGGCGTGCATTTCCACCCGCTGTTCCAGCTGCAGCTCATGGGGCTGAGCGGAGCGTTCCTGACCGCGGACCTGTTCAACCTGTTCGTGTTCTTCGAGATCATGCTGGCTGCCTCCTACGGTTTGCTGCTGCATGGCTCGGGGCGCACCCGTATCCAGGCGGGGCTGCATTACATTGCCATCAATCTGGTGGCTTCCTCACTGTTCCTGATCGGCGTGTCCATGCTCTACGGCATTACGGGCACGCTCAATATGGCCGATCTGGCACGTGCCATTCCCCTCGTGCATGAAGCGGATCGCGGCTTGCTGCATGCGGCTGTGGGCGTGCTGGGCACGGCCTTTTTGATCAAGGCTGCGATGTGGCCGCTGAACTTCTGGCTGGTGCCCGCATACAGCGCGGCCATAGCGCCATCGGCGGCATTGTTTGCCGTGATGACCAAGGTGGGCGTCTATGTCATCTTGCGCCTGTGGACGCTGCTGTTCAGCTCCGAGGCCGGTGAGTCGGCCCTGTTTGGTGGCAACTGGCTGATTGTGGGCGGCATGGTGACCATGGTTTATGGGGCCATCGGCATGCTGGGTTCGCAGCGGCTGACCCATCTGGCGGGCTTTGCCGCCATCCTGTCTTCGGGCACCTTGCTGGCCGCCACGGGCTTTGGCCAGAACCTGCTGACAGCAGGCCTGCTTTATTACCTGCCTGGATCGACTCTGGCCGTGGCGGCGCTATTCCTGATAGCCGATGTGGTGGATCGCTGGCGTGTCGATGAGGAGGCTGGTGAGCCCTACGAGGATGAGGAGGCACCATTCCTCAACGCGGAGCTGTTGCCCACCGAAGGCTTCAACCTTGATGAGGACGAAGAGCTGTTGATCGGCCGGGCCGTGCCTGCTGCGGCAGCCTTCATCGGTGTGAGCTTCATGATCTGCACCTTGCTGATCTCGGGCCTG
This window encodes:
- a CDS encoding Na+/H+ antiporter subunit C codes for the protein MEIVLAVAIGVLTGSGVWLLLRPRTFQVIMGLSLLSYAVNLFIFSMGRQGLAINKAPVLQNGVPTDLSHYADPMPQALVLTAIVIGFAMTALFLVVLLASRGSSGTDHVDGVHSRTEQEML
- a CDS encoding monovalent cation/H+ antiporter subunit D — translated: MTGWTEFLMPHLMLAPIMLPMFTAALMLFMGEERQRLKLGMNILSTTVGLLLVIMLLGWTNQSGATATMAVYLPGNWQAPFGIALALDRLSALMLLVIYVVALAALVFSAARGHKAGVHFHPLFQLQLMGLSGAFLTADLFNLFVFFEIMLAASYGLLLHGSGRTRIQAGLHYIAINLVASSLFLIGVSMLYGITGTLNMADLARAIPLVHEADRGLLHAAVGVLGTAFLIKAAMWPLNFWLVPAYSAAIAPSAALFAVMTKVGVYVILRLWTLLFSSEAGESALFGGNWLIVGGMVTMVYGAIGMLGSQRLTHLAGFAAILSSGTLLAATGFGQNLLTAGLLYYLPGSTLAVAALFLIADVVDRWRVDEEAGEPYEDEEAPFLNAELLPTEGFNLDEDEELLIGRAVPAAAAFIGVSFMICTLLISGLPPLSGFVGKFAMLTTLLNPLGLGTSNGIQAGWQGWAMVALLIVTGLMALIALTRAGIRHFWANPEQSAPSLKVAEGLPIAALLLCCVALTVKADDVMRYTQRAANALHSPDVYVSTVMGQTPVPAPNDKKALDAESPEAAARAAAREMQDEPAPGIAEPESESAESLPTLARKEGGQS